One genomic segment of Catalinimonas alkaloidigena includes these proteins:
- a CDS encoding adenylate kinase codes for MLNIVLFGPPGAGKGTQSEKLIKHYNLLHISTGDLFRKHLGEGTKLGQKAKSYMDEGKLVPDQLVVDMVDVKLQENHDASGIIFDGFPRTIPQAEALDKLLQSKDMPIIATVMLEVPDEELINRLLERGKTSGRTDDQDRAKIETRLNVYKQETLPVANYYDKQDKLAKVNGVGAIDDIFQRISSAIDSRKV; via the coding sequence ATGCTTAATATCGTACTTTTTGGCCCTCCCGGAGCCGGGAAAGGAACACAAAGCGAAAAACTGATAAAACATTATAATTTACTGCACATCTCTACTGGGGACCTTTTCAGAAAACACCTGGGAGAGGGAACAAAGCTGGGGCAAAAAGCCAAAAGCTACATGGATGAGGGTAAGCTTGTGCCCGATCAACTGGTAGTAGATATGGTTGACGTTAAACTTCAGGAAAATCACGATGCATCAGGAATCATATTTGATGGCTTTCCCCGTACCATTCCTCAGGCTGAGGCGTTAGACAAATTACTGCAAAGCAAAGATATGCCCATAATTGCTACCGTTATGCTGGAAGTACCGGATGAAGAACTGATCAACCGGCTGTTGGAGAGGGGGAAAACTTCAGGCAGAACTGATGACCAGGATCGTGCTAAAATTGAAACTCGCCTGAATGTATATAAGCAAGAAACCTTGCCAGTAGCTAATTATTACGACAAGCAGGATAAGCTTGCCAAAGTAAACGGTGTAGGTGCGATTGATGATATTTTCCAGCGCATCTCCAGCGCAATAGATAGCAGAAAGGTGTAG
- the obgE gene encoding GTPase ObgE, with protein sequence MASSNFIDYVKFCARSGKGGAGSAHLRREKFVPKGGPDGGDGGRGGHIILRGNAQHWTLLHLKYQKHVIAERGENGGGGRKSGAQGEDVILDVPLGTLAKHADSGEVVGEITEDGQEFVLLEGGRGGLGNDHFKTSTFQTPRFAQPGEPGKEEWFILELKVLADVGLIGFPNAGKSTLLSVISAARPEIADYPFTTLTPNLGVVEYRQYKSFVVADIPGIIEGAAEGKGLGTRFLRHIERNAVLLFMIPADSKDINQEYDTLLGELERYNPEMLDKKRLLAITKSDLLDDELTREMKAEITIDIPYIFISAVAEKNISQLKDLLWQTLQ encoded by the coding sequence TTGGCATCATCCAACTTTATTGATTACGTAAAATTCTGTGCCCGCTCGGGCAAAGGAGGAGCTGGCTCTGCCCATCTCAGGCGAGAGAAGTTTGTCCCTAAAGGAGGGCCGGATGGAGGTGATGGCGGAAGAGGAGGGCATATCATTCTGCGGGGCAATGCCCAGCACTGGACATTACTCCACCTCAAATACCAAAAGCATGTAATTGCCGAGAGAGGTGAGAATGGAGGGGGAGGCAGGAAGTCCGGTGCCCAGGGTGAAGATGTGATCCTGGATGTTCCGCTTGGTACACTGGCAAAGCATGCTGATAGTGGAGAAGTTGTAGGAGAAATAACTGAGGATGGACAGGAATTCGTACTGCTGGAAGGAGGACGGGGAGGCTTAGGAAACGATCACTTCAAAACCTCCACTTTTCAAACCCCTCGCTTTGCCCAACCGGGTGAGCCTGGTAAAGAAGAGTGGTTCATACTGGAGCTAAAAGTGCTGGCTGATGTCGGGCTGATTGGCTTTCCTAATGCCGGAAAATCCACCTTGCTTTCTGTGATCTCCGCAGCTCGTCCTGAAATTGCTGACTATCCTTTTACTACCCTTACGCCTAACCTGGGTGTGGTGGAATACAGACAGTACAAGTCATTTGTAGTCGCTGATATTCCCGGAATTATTGAAGGGGCGGCTGAAGGTAAAGGGCTGGGAACTCGCTTCCTGAGGCATATTGAGCGAAACGCTGTTCTTCTTTTTATGATTCCGGCTGACAGCAAAGACATCAACCAGGAGTATGATACGCTTTTGGGTGAGCTGGAACGTTACAACCCTGAAATGCTGGATAAAAAACGCCTGTTAGCGATTACCAAGTCCGACCTGCTGGATGACGAACTTACCCGGGAAATGAAAGCGGAAATCACGATTGATATTCCCTATATATTTATTTCAGCAGTAGCAGAGAAGAACATTAGTCAGCTCAAAGATCTATTGTGGCAAACATTACAATAG
- a CDS encoding ABC transporter permease, protein MNKIGLIIKREYLTRVRKKSFIIMTLIGPLVFAAIVIVPVWLASMDSSDTKIISVVDESGLLAESFLNSAVGDDNIIYQYVTEPVESAKAEVSQGQQFGLLYIPQIDVENPQGITLFSESSPSLSMINGIERMLQDEVKNIKLERSNISRETLDQLETNIDIQTISLTEAGEQQGDAGVASVVGYVGAFLIYTFIFLYGAQVMRGVMEEKSNRIVEVVMSSVRPFQLMMGKIIGVASVGLTQFLLWIALTFGLATVFLQGFSPEDLVRQRSEQISQGMPESDMAQSEMAMGLQEALASLDVTGFVLTFLFYFLGGYLLYGALFAAIGSASDSNTDTQQFMLPISTPLILSIVTLGAVLNEPNGTLAIWMSMIPFTAPVTMMMRIPFGIPTWQLILSMTLLVSGFIFTTWIAGRIYRVGILMHGAKVNYKVMAKWLLSNQ, encoded by the coding sequence ATGAACAAGATCGGACTAATCATCAAACGTGAGTACCTGACCAGAGTGCGTAAGAAGTCATTCATCATCATGACACTGATCGGCCCCCTGGTTTTCGCTGCCATCGTTATCGTACCGGTATGGTTGGCATCTATGGACAGCTCTGATACCAAGATCATCTCAGTAGTAGATGAAAGCGGATTACTGGCCGAAAGCTTTCTTAACTCAGCCGTTGGGGATGATAATATCATCTACCAATATGTCACTGAGCCAGTTGAAAGTGCCAAGGCAGAGGTAAGCCAGGGCCAGCAATTTGGCCTGCTCTACATTCCACAGATAGATGTAGAAAACCCTCAGGGCATTACACTTTTTTCGGAGAGTAGTCCCAGCTTAAGCATGATCAATGGCATAGAACGTATGCTCCAGGATGAAGTCAAAAATATCAAACTGGAGCGCTCCAACATCAGTAGAGAAACGCTGGATCAGTTGGAAACCAATATAGATATACAGACCATTAGCCTGACAGAAGCGGGAGAGCAACAGGGAGATGCTGGAGTAGCCTCAGTAGTAGGTTATGTAGGAGCTTTTCTTATTTACACTTTCATCTTTCTGTACGGGGCGCAGGTAATGCGTGGAGTGATGGAAGAAAAATCAAACCGTATCGTGGAAGTGGTTATGTCATCCGTACGCCCTTTTCAACTGATGATGGGCAAAATCATCGGTGTTGCCTCGGTAGGGCTTACGCAATTTCTCCTCTGGATTGCACTGACATTCGGGCTGGCTACAGTTTTTTTACAGGGCTTCAGTCCGGAAGATCTGGTAAGGCAGCGCAGCGAACAAATTAGCCAGGGTATGCCTGAGTCTGATATGGCTCAATCGGAAATGGCAATGGGTCTGCAAGAGGCGCTGGCATCTCTGGATGTTACAGGCTTTGTATTAACTTTTTTGTTCTATTTCTTAGGAGGGTATTTGCTGTATGGAGCTCTTTTTGCAGCTATAGGCTCAGCCTCAGATTCCAACACAGATACACAGCAGTTCATGCTCCCCATCTCTACTCCCCTCATACTCTCTATTGTAACTTTAGGGGCGGTGCTGAATGAACCTAATGGCACACTGGCGATATGGATGTCCATGATCCCCTTTACTGCACCGGTAACCATGATGATGCGCATACCTTTCGGCATCCCTACCTGGCAACTTATACTGTCAATGACACTACTGGTAAGTGGATTTATTTTTACCACCTGGATAGCCGGAAGAATTTATCGTGTAGGAATACTTATGCACGGTGCTAAAGTCAATTATAAAGTGATGGCAAAATGGCTCTTGTCCAATCAGTAA
- a CDS encoding ABC transporter ATP-binding protein: MNILEAEQISKRYAKHEALREVSLQIPRQAIFGLLGPNGAGKTTLIRIINQIINADSGTIYIKGEKLKPKHIADIGYLPEERGLYPKMKVGEHLLYLAQLKGLNARDAINRINDWFDRLNISGWSEKKIEDLSKGMQQKIQFIATVVHEPDLIILDEPFTGFDPVNANLIKDEILKLRESGKTIIFSTHRMESVEEMCSHVALIHKAEKILDGTKAEIKNRYRTNTFLVAHSGVLNGLNMEYTLLEEKALENGDLYSTLQIDASYAPNDLLRELINCVEVHSFQEKIPSMNEIFIREVQEN; this comes from the coding sequence ATGAATATACTTGAGGCGGAACAGATAAGTAAGAGGTACGCTAAGCATGAGGCGCTTCGTGAGGTTAGCCTGCAAATTCCCCGGCAGGCTATTTTTGGTTTATTAGGACCCAATGGAGCAGGAAAAACTACTTTAATCCGAATCATCAACCAGATTATCAATGCTGACAGTGGCACTATTTATATCAAGGGTGAAAAGCTCAAACCCAAACATATAGCTGATATAGGTTACCTGCCTGAAGAGCGCGGCCTCTACCCTAAGATGAAGGTAGGTGAACACTTGTTGTATCTTGCCCAGCTCAAAGGCTTAAACGCCCGCGATGCGATCAACCGCATCAATGACTGGTTTGATAGACTGAATATCAGTGGGTGGAGTGAAAAAAAGATAGAAGACTTATCTAAAGGAATGCAGCAAAAAATACAGTTCATTGCTACCGTTGTTCATGAACCTGATCTGATCATTCTGGATGAACCTTTCACGGGTTTTGACCCGGTTAATGCGAACCTTATCAAAGATGAGATCCTGAAACTGAGAGAAAGTGGAAAAACCATCATTTTCTCTACCCACCGCATGGAATCGGTAGAAGAAATGTGTAGTCATGTTGCGCTTATCCATAAGGCAGAAAAAATACTGGATGGTACCAAAGCTGAAATCAAGAACCGATACCGCACAAATACTTTCCTGGTAGCACACAGTGGTGTACTGAACGGACTTAATATGGAGTATACGCTGCTTGAGGAAAAAGCTCTGGAAAATGGAGACTTGTACTCTACCCTGCAGATAGATGCTTCTTATGCACCCAATGACTTGCTCCGTGAGCTGATCAACTGTGTAGAAGTGCATTCTTTTCAGGAGAAGATTCCCAGCATGAACGAGATTTTTATCAGAGAAGTACAAGAAAACTAA
- the dnaJ gene encoding molecular chaperone DnaJ, translated as MAKRDYYEILGLSRDASQDEIKKAYRKTAIKFHPDKNPDNPEAEDKFKEAAEAYEVLRDPDKRARYDRFGHQGVGSGAGGGGGMNMDDIFSQFGDIFGGSAFESFFGGGGGGRGQRQRKGSNLRIKLKLTLQEVALGVEKKIKVKRYVACDVCNGNGAKNGTAVTTCHTCNGTGQVRKVVNTMLGQMVSANTCPTCGGEGKTIDERCDNCHGEGRILKEEVIPVKIPEGVGEGMQLSMAGKGNMPKRGGVPGDLLIVIEEAEDEYLKRDGSNVIYDLHLSFVDVTLGTNVEVPTIDGSVKIKIDPGTQSGKILRLRGKGIKEINGYGQGDQLIHVNVWTPKSVSDNERKMLNELRDSPNFKPNPGKSDKSFFERMKEFF; from the coding sequence ATGGCAAAAAGAGACTATTACGAAATATTAGGGCTTTCTCGGGATGCGTCCCAGGATGAAATAAAGAAGGCTTATCGGAAAACAGCTATTAAATTTCATCCGGACAAAAATCCTGATAACCCGGAAGCAGAAGACAAATTCAAAGAGGCAGCGGAAGCCTATGAGGTGTTACGTGACCCTGACAAGAGGGCACGTTACGACCGCTTTGGTCATCAGGGTGTCGGTAGCGGCGCCGGTGGTGGCGGAGGCATGAACATGGATGATATTTTCTCACAATTTGGAGATATCTTCGGTGGCTCAGCCTTTGAAAGCTTCTTCGGTGGCGGCGGTGGAGGGCGTGGACAGCGCCAGCGTAAAGGCTCAAACCTACGCATAAAGCTTAAATTAACGCTTCAGGAAGTTGCTCTTGGCGTTGAGAAGAAAATAAAAGTGAAGCGCTATGTCGCCTGCGATGTATGTAACGGTAATGGCGCTAAAAACGGTACGGCAGTCACCACCTGCCATACGTGTAACGGTACCGGACAGGTGAGAAAGGTTGTCAATACCATGTTAGGACAGATGGTTTCCGCCAATACCTGCCCCACATGTGGAGGAGAAGGAAAAACCATTGACGAAAGATGCGACAATTGTCATGGTGAAGGACGCATATTGAAGGAAGAAGTAATCCCTGTAAAAATCCCTGAAGGTGTAGGCGAAGGCATGCAGCTTTCTATGGCAGGCAAAGGCAATATGCCTAAGCGTGGTGGGGTGCCCGGAGACCTGCTCATTGTGATTGAAGAGGCTGAAGATGAGTACCTGAAAAGAGACGGATCCAACGTAATATATGATCTCCACCTCAGCTTCGTAGATGTTACATTAGGTACTAACGTTGAAGTACCAACCATAGATGGAAGCGTAAAGATTAAAATTGACCCTGGTACTCAAAGTGGTAAAATCTTAAGGCTTAGGGGTAAAGGTATCAAAGAGATAAACGGCTATGGACAAGGTGATCAACTCATTCATGTAAATGTATGGACACCAAAGTCTGTGAGCGATAACGAAAGAAAAATGCTGAATGAGCTTAGAGATTCACCTAACTTTAAGCCTAATCCGGGAAAATCTGACAAAAGCTTCTTTGAGCGAATGAAAGAATTTTTCTAA
- a CDS encoding ammonium transporter: MEVLFTTNNLWMMMATILVFIMHLGFATLETGLTQSKNTVNILFKNATILPIGLLTYALWGFNIMYPGSDFAGSFFGFAGFGLTLPEGANDGGYNEAYTYYTDFLFQAMFAATAATIVSGAVAERIKLNSFLVFTLLYVGLCYPIVGMWKWGGGFLDALETPFYDFAGSTIVHSVGGWAALAGVMLLGARRGKYIDGKIRPIPGHSMPFATVGVFLLWFGWYGFNGGSVLSADPGLVSLVFVTTTLAAAAGALGAFITAVIVVKSNDLTMVLNGILGGLVGITAGADQMGITDAIIIGLVAGALVVCAVVFFDRMRIDDPVGAISVHLVCGVWGTLAVGLFGALASGAQIISQLIGIVSVGVFCLATSLLIFYVLKATIGIRVSKEEETEGLDIGEHKMRAYPDLHKNAEEVYS; encoded by the coding sequence ATGGAAGTACTATTTACAACAAACAATCTATGGATGATGATGGCTACCATCCTGGTTTTTATCATGCATCTGGGATTTGCCACGCTTGAAACTGGTCTGACTCAATCTAAAAACACTGTCAATATTCTTTTTAAAAATGCCACGATCCTCCCTATAGGCCTTCTTACCTATGCGCTCTGGGGCTTCAACATCATGTATCCCGGCAGTGATTTTGCCGGCAGCTTTTTTGGTTTTGCCGGATTTGGCCTTACCCTTCCAGAAGGAGCCAATGACGGAGGCTATAATGAAGCTTATACCTATTATACTGATTTTCTATTCCAGGCCATGTTTGCTGCTACTGCCGCTACCATAGTATCAGGTGCTGTTGCAGAAAGAATTAAGCTTAACAGCTTCTTAGTCTTCACCCTGTTATATGTTGGTCTCTGCTACCCTATCGTGGGTATGTGGAAATGGGGTGGCGGTTTTCTTGATGCCCTGGAAACCCCTTTCTATGATTTTGCTGGTTCCACTATTGTTCACTCCGTAGGGGGATGGGCTGCATTGGCAGGTGTAATGTTACTTGGAGCACGTCGTGGAAAATATATTGATGGAAAAATTCGTCCCATTCCTGGTCACAGTATGCCTTTTGCTACTGTGGGTGTATTCCTGCTTTGGTTTGGATGGTACGGTTTTAACGGTGGGTCTGTATTAAGTGCTGATCCCGGGCTGGTCTCTCTGGTATTTGTTACTACTACGCTGGCCGCCGCCGCCGGTGCTTTAGGAGCTTTCATCACAGCAGTTATTGTTGTAAAGTCAAATGACCTGACCATGGTGCTCAACGGTATTCTTGGTGGTCTGGTCGGTATTACTGCCGGCGCTGACCAGATGGGAATAACTGATGCGATTATTATCGGGCTTGTCGCTGGTGCCTTGGTGGTTTGTGCCGTTGTGTTTTTTGATCGTATGCGAATTGATGACCCTGTTGGAGCTATTTCTGTGCACCTGGTATGTGGCGTTTGGGGTACGCTGGCGGTTGGCCTATTTGGAGCACTAGCCAGTGGCGCTCAAATCATTAGCCAATTGATCGGTATTGTGTCTGTAGGAGTATTCTGCTTAGCCACTTCACTACTGATTTTCTACGTGCTAAAAGCTACGATCGGCATAAGGGTTTCCAAAGAAGAAGAAACAGAAGGATTGGATATTGGTGAACACAAAATGAGAGCCTATCCCGATTTGCATAAAAACGCTGAAGAAGTTTATTCTTGA
- a CDS encoding ferritin, translating to MKDLLRLKTSLTEEVEGLLNEQIKMEAKSSATYLSMASWCDRHGFDNSADFLYRQAEEEREHMMKIFKYVNDLGGAALSPEISDISTEFDSFRGIFEEALQQEIAVTQSFNRIAAKCQKLHDFTTFNFLAWFLNEQIEEEYIARRCLELFEVIGEEGAGQYMIDKQIAKVTYKA from the coding sequence ATGAAAGATTTACTAAGGTTAAAAACATCTCTTACCGAGGAAGTGGAAGGCTTACTTAACGAACAGATTAAGATGGAAGCCAAGTCTTCTGCTACTTACCTTTCTATGGCTTCCTGGTGTGACAGACATGGCTTTGACAATAGTGCTGACTTTCTATACAGGCAGGCTGAAGAAGAAAGAGAGCACATGATGAAAATTTTCAAATATGTAAACGACCTGGGAGGGGCAGCTTTATCTCCTGAAATTTCAGATATTTCTACTGAATTTGATTCTTTCAGGGGTATTTTTGAAGAAGCTTTGCAGCAAGAAATCGCTGTGACCCAATCATTCAACAGGATTGCGGCCAAGTGTCAAAAACTTCATGACTTTACTACTTTCAACTTCCTGGCCTGGTTCCTAAACGAGCAAATAGAAGAAGAATACATTGCTCGTCGTTGTCTGGAGCTTTTTGAAGTCATTGGAGAAGAAGGTGCAGGTCAGTACATGATTGATAAACAAATCGCGAAAGTGACGTACAAAGCTTAA
- a CDS encoding DUF3127 domain-containing protein — MEVKGKLIEIFDTTQISDRFQKREFVLEYADNPQYPEFIKFEAIQDRCGMLDEYKVGDEVTVSFNLKGRKWTDRQGETKYFNSLQAWRMQKESGTPSAPTHEASSTDNLPFADEGGDEDDLPF, encoded by the coding sequence ATGGAAGTTAAAGGAAAGCTAATTGAAATTTTTGACACCACTCAGATCAGTGATCGCTTTCAGAAAAGAGAGTTTGTACTTGAGTATGCAGATAATCCGCAGTATCCGGAATTTATTAAGTTTGAGGCCATACAAGACCGTTGTGGCATGCTCGATGAGTACAAGGTGGGCGATGAAGTAACCGTCTCCTTTAATCTGAAAGGACGTAAGTGGACTGATCGGCAGGGAGAGACCAAATACTTCAACTCATTGCAGGCCTGGCGGATGCAAAAGGAGTCAGGCACCCCTTCTGCACCTACGCACGAAGCATCATCTACTGACAACTTGCCCTTTGCGGATGAGGGAGGGGACGAGGATGATCTGCCGTTCTGA
- a CDS encoding nucleotide exchange factor GrpE produces MAHNESEENKQYTEVTAEESMKEQPNMEKDNTDSIQEEADKASDQNVEADDTTAQDDTIQKLEEEVSAAKDKYLRLYAEFENYRKRTSKERLDLVKTANEELILDLLTVVDDLERSLQIFENKEEVAPMYEGISLVSQKFHKVLTQKALKPMEVGPGSDFDSDFHEAVAQTPAPEDKLKGKIVDVVEKGYFLGEKVLRYAKVVIGQ; encoded by the coding sequence ATGGCTCATAACGAATCAGAAGAAAACAAGCAATATACTGAAGTAACTGCTGAAGAGAGTATGAAAGAGCAACCCAATATGGAGAAAGATAATACAGACTCAATACAAGAAGAGGCTGACAAAGCTTCTGACCAAAATGTAGAGGCTGACGATACGACAGCGCAAGACGATACTATTCAAAAGTTGGAAGAGGAAGTATCTGCCGCCAAAGATAAGTATCTCCGACTATATGCGGAGTTTGAGAATTACCGTAAACGTACTTCTAAGGAAAGGTTAGACTTGGTAAAAACTGCCAATGAAGAACTTATTCTGGACTTACTAACGGTAGTAGATGACCTTGAACGCTCGCTTCAGATCTTTGAAAACAAAGAAGAAGTGGCTCCTATGTATGAAGGGATCAGTCTGGTCAGTCAAAAATTTCATAAAGTCCTGACACAAAAGGCCCTCAAACCTATGGAAGTAGGACCCGGCAGTGATTTTGACAGTGACTTTCACGAAGCAGTAGCTCAAACCCCTGCTCCCGAAGATAAGCTGAAAGGTAAGATTGTGGATGTAGTAGAGAAGGGATACTTTTTGGGAGAAAAGGTGTTGCGCTATGCTAAAGTTGTAATCGGACAATAA
- the hpt gene encoding hypoxanthine phosphoribosyltransferase, whose product MKINDKSFVPFIEEDKIQETIRRIAQAINQDYAGRKPILVAVLNGAFMFASDLVKCLEIEVEVSFVKVKSYQGTQSSGQVKQLFGLDTSLEGKDVILLEDIVDTGFTVQHLIKVLEEKSPASINIASLLFKPDALQTPVDLKYKGIEIPNKFVVGYGLDYEGFGRQYKEIYRLAE is encoded by the coding sequence ATGAAAATAAACGATAAATCCTTTGTCCCCTTTATAGAAGAAGATAAGATACAGGAAACCATTCGTAGGATAGCTCAGGCAATCAATCAAGACTATGCCGGACGAAAGCCTATACTGGTAGCTGTACTCAATGGAGCTTTTATGTTTGCTTCCGATCTGGTAAAATGTCTGGAAATAGAAGTGGAAGTAAGCTTCGTGAAAGTAAAATCCTACCAGGGAACACAAAGTAGCGGACAGGTGAAACAACTTTTTGGGCTGGACACTTCACTGGAAGGCAAAGACGTTATTCTTCTTGAAGATATTGTAGATACTGGTTTTACCGTACAGCACCTTATCAAAGTACTTGAGGAAAAAAGCCCTGCCAGCATCAATATCGCTAGTTTACTTTTTAAACCTGATGCCTTACAGACACCAGTCGATTTAAAATACAAAGGGATTGAGATTCCTAATAAGTTTGTAGTAGGCTACGGTCTTGATTATGAGGGGTTTGGAAGACAATATAAAGAAATTTACCGTCTGGCAGAGTAG
- a CDS encoding aminopeptidase: MDTNLLKELCEVFAPSGDEGKMKEFIISYVKKEMANWKVKPEIIAGEQLQDCLMLRFGKPRTAIFTHMDSVGFTVRYQDQLVPIGSPEVKDGYKLVGEDELGPVICELKVQQQKKDKKKKLHYKFGRGIASGTNLVFECDFKEKKKYITSCYLDNRLGIYNMLKLAETLENGLIVFSCWEEQGGGSVPFLLDYIMKHHPVSQCLVADITWVTEGVKHGEGAVISLRDRNIPRRPFVNKIIKLTEESEVPFQLEVEGEGSSDGREIQMSPYPLNWCFVGVPIANAHTPHEKVHKKDIQSYLDIYHYLMLSL, translated from the coding sequence ATGGACACTAATCTATTAAAGGAGCTCTGTGAAGTCTTTGCTCCTTCCGGTGATGAGGGTAAGATGAAAGAATTCATCATCAGTTATGTCAAAAAAGAAATGGCTAACTGGAAAGTAAAACCAGAGATCATTGCCGGAGAGCAGCTACAGGACTGCCTGATGCTACGCTTTGGGAAGCCTCGTACCGCTATCTTCACCCATATGGATTCTGTCGGCTTTACCGTCCGCTATCAGGATCAACTCGTACCCATAGGGAGCCCTGAAGTAAAAGATGGCTATAAGCTGGTAGGTGAAGACGAGCTGGGCCCGGTAATCTGTGAGCTCAAAGTTCAACAGCAAAAAAAAGACAAAAAGAAAAAACTCCACTATAAGTTTGGGCGGGGTATTGCCAGCGGTACCAATCTGGTATTTGAATGTGACTTCAAGGAGAAAAAAAAATACATCACCTCCTGCTACCTGGACAACCGCTTAGGAATTTATAATATGCTGAAACTGGCAGAAACATTAGAAAATGGGCTGATTGTGTTCAGTTGCTGGGAGGAGCAAGGAGGAGGCTCAGTGCCCTTTTTGCTGGACTATATCATGAAGCATCATCCAGTAAGCCAATGCCTTGTCGCTGACATAACCTGGGTCACGGAGGGAGTAAAACACGGAGAAGGGGCAGTAATATCTCTAAGAGACCGAAACATTCCCCGCCGTCCATTTGTAAATAAAATCATAAAGCTGACTGAAGAGTCTGAAGTACCCTTTCAATTGGAAGTGGAAGGAGAAGGCTCCAGCGATGGTCGGGAAATTCAAATGTCACCTTATCCGCTGAACTGGTGCTTTGTTGGGGTTCCGATTGCCAATGCTCATACGCCACATGAGAAGGTGCACAAAAAAGATATTCAAAGTTATTTAGACATTTACCACTACCTGATGCTAAGTTTGTAA
- a CDS encoding P-II family nitrogen regulator, whose amino-acid sequence MKKIEAIIRTSKFEEVVEALAAVGITFLSFYDIKGHGLEKEYQTYRGATYDVGYIPRTKLEIIVSDGFLQKAVDTILNVGRTGKVGDGKIFVTHVDEVYRIRNGEKGNEALN is encoded by the coding sequence ATGAAAAAAATTGAAGCCATCATTCGGACTTCCAAATTTGAAGAGGTTGTAGAAGCGCTGGCAGCAGTAGGGATTACTTTTCTCTCCTTTTATGATATAAAAGGTCATGGCTTAGAAAAGGAATACCAAACCTACCGCGGTGCTACTTATGATGTAGGATACATACCTCGTACTAAGCTTGAGATCATTGTTTCGGATGGATTTCTCCAGAAAGCTGTAGATACTATTCTTAATGTGGGACGTACCGGAAAGGTAGGAGACGGTAAAATTTTCGTGACCCATGTAGATGAAGTATACCGCATTCGCAACGGAGAAAAAGGTAACGAAGCATTGAATTAA